A stretch of DNA from Rattus rattus isolate New Zealand chromosome 1, Rrattus_CSIRO_v1, whole genome shotgun sequence:
CTTGCCCTtcacacaaaacatacaaaacaagAACAGCAAAAGTCCTGATGGGTTAATTAGCTTGCCAATGTCTGCATTGGTGGATTAGTTTTATCACTGTAGCCATGGGAACCTGGGCACTATCCTTAAGCCGTTGGCACTAAGGGCTCAGTCAGAGTTGCTGCTCCGTGGGCAAAGACCCGGGCAGCTATGGCCAGAAAGGCCTGGAGGCTGCGAAGGATCTTGGAACGGAGAAGAGAACGCTGCCACTGCTGGCTGGGACTCAGGCGAGGCATCTGTTGAGTCTCCCAGTGGTGATCCTCTGGCTAAAGGACAGAAGACACAGTCAGAAAGGATCCCAGATATAAGCTCCCAGCTTCTGTTTCAGACACTGGCTCGTTCCGTCTTCCAGATCCCTGGCTCATACCTGGAGGAGCTGGCTGAGGCCCCGTAGGGAGGTGTGAAGCTGGTCCACAGGGCTGTCCGGGAGTAGAGAAGGCTCCCCTGTGAAGATGTCCGAGTCCAGCAGGTGCTTATAAAACACCAGACCTTGGCGGATCCTTTGCAAACAGAACtggggaaagaagagagcaaTAGAGACATGTGGATCCTCTTTCCCAgtgccctgccttcctttttcctctggttttcctttttctttctctggacaGCGTTCCACTCCCTTAGGCTTCGGCTTTAAACCTACTACCCAAAATTCAGTCTGGCTTCAACCCACTGTGGCTCCTCATCCTCTCAGAGCTAAACGGTCATGGCCagcttccttccacctcccttctcccaggCACACCAACACCTGCTTAGTGGTACCTGGCTGTTGTCCTTGAGACCTTGGGGATCACAACCATCGCCACACTGGATACGGGGCACGTCACTTTTagtctcttcttccccttcttctcttagTAGATCCTGCAATGGAGGCAGTGGGAACAACGAGGTGAGGTGACCACTTTGCATTCCCCTCAGCCACTGGCTCATGGCTTTCCCAGAAGACCCCATCTTCTGTCCTCTCTCACTCCACAATGGCCTTCAACCCTCCAGATCCACCCAGGGCCACAGCTTACATTAAACCCACACCCTTGAAGGGCTTGGGAAGGTTTCTGCGTGGTTCCAGGAGCTGACACTTACCATTTGTCCCACTGGTGTGTGTGCACTCCAGGCTAGTGTGCAGAGATTCCGGGAGAGCTGCTGGCACTGAGCCCAGTCAGGACTGCTACTCCTAGGCACAGCCAGCCCCTGAGTGGCCCAGGGCAACAGCCACAGGAGTATTATTGCTCTGCAATCCAGCATCCTGTTGCCTGCTTCTCAGATCTGGCTGGCTCTGTGCTCTGCACTAGACCCTCTATCAACCTCCTTTTGCCTCTAACTCTGAAGTCTGACTTCTAAGTGgcttcctgctttcttcctttttgtctccCAGTCTCTTTTTAAGGTCCCTGCACTGTAAGGCCCGCCCTTTGCACTAGCAGGTGACTCAGAGCAGGTGGGATTCCCCTCCCTGCATCACCTCCCTCTTTGGAGAGCCCAGGTATGCCACCTCAGTTCCAGGGGAAATGAGTGGTGAGGCTGCTGTGGCTAGAGGCCTAGGTCAGGACACATGTGTCATGCTCTCCAGGAACACAGATGGCTGCAGAAGGGTCAGGGAAGTAATGGACATTTAAATGAATATCTCCAGTTCCTTCCTGTGTAATctgatatccttttttttttttttgcctctcaaGGCTTTAAGTCTTACCCAACCCCACTCTGATTTCCTCACTTCCTCTTGCCTGAGGGAAAACCAAAACAGCACTCATTCATCTCCAAATCCCACGGTGAGCTCAGATTCATTCGAAGTTTGGTTCCTATGTAATGCCTTCTATGTAAGACCAAGGCATTTCCTTCTCTCCATGTTCTTTTCACTGGGTGGTCTTGGTTTTGAGGGTGACAGTAGTACTTTGTGATCTGAGAAGCCGCATAGGGGCAATAATTCTGTCAGGCCTGGCTGCTGAAAGGGCATTTCCCCGGGTGAGAATGCTGGCTAAGAACCTCTTTACTTCTCAGCCCACTTAGTTGCAATCAGTTCTGCGGGATTTAGGTAATGATTTTTCCAGGGAGTGGAGGACTGGAAGTCCAACTTAAACATTGCAGCCCCCCTGCTCGCCCCCACCCCATAGCTAGACAGCACAGAcagaagctctgggtggttgaaAACACACAGAGCGACGATGACCGTGCTTGACTTTCAGCCTATTGCATCCATGGGTAAAATCCACTGATGGCTGGCTGATTTCATCACCCTCCATGATGTAACACCAGGGAAGCAGCTGTGAGAGTGAGGTGGACGTGGGAGGAGAGGGTGGTCTGAAGCTGGgactcccccaaccccagtggaGGGTCCCCGAACAATCTGGACGTCAGAGTGAGGCCATAGATGACCACACGGCAGGCTCTGAAAGCTTCCCGAGTTAACTTTTCCTCTGGGAGACAACTTCTCAATGGGGCTGGGGGGGGGTCCCCTTTCACTTAGGAGCTTCATTTGTTTttggacacagggtttctctgtgtatccctggctgtcctggaattcactcttcAAGAAATATCAGATTACACAGGAACTAGAGATGATATTaagatgtagaccaggctggcctcaaactcaagagatccccctgcctctgcctctgcctctgcctcctgagtgctgggattaaagctgtgtaccaccTCTGCCTGAagacttttctcttcttttttttttttagtgtagaatagagtttattcagggcgtGGGAGGGACTTAAGAGGGCAgtggacggggttggggatttagctcagtggtagagcgcttgcctagcaagcgcaaggccctgttcggtccccagctcgaaaaaaaaaaaaaaaaaaaaaaaaaaaaaaaaaaaaaaaaagagggcagtagggcagagagaaaaagagagaagtagtgaaataaaattgtagaggagaggagtagaggccagccatgagcacatggagagaaggagggaagagaatggggagagaggggacaaagtgGGAAGAGGGTAAAAGGAAGAgcgacttttatttttaattataaaatgttttatggatttacatttcaGCTTTGCATGCTaatcttctctctgtctttctaattTTAGTAAGGTGCTGCTGAAGCAAGTACCCTTTGGGACTATTTTAGACCGCCCAAATGAAGCATCTGGTTCAAATAATATTACTAGGATTCTATGATGAGGCTGCCTGCCTTTCGATGAAACATTTCCAGCATCTGAGAATTGGCTCAGTTTGGGGGAGAAATGATTGTCTACACAGGacagatataaacagaataaGGGATTTGGGAGGAGGACGCATAGGGGAGTCTGCTTTATTTTGTCTCATCCTGTTTAGCTACCTCTGGTCACAGTCCTGAGAGTCCTCACAGATAGGAGATAAAAGGTGAGGGAAAAGATAAGGAAACAGAGGTGGGAAGAGATTGACGGGTGAGTTGGAGGCACCGGGCCTCCGCcgtttcacttcctggtgctttAGCTGTTGAGTAGGAAGCGGGGTTGGTGGGGTGACTCCACAGTTGGTGTCTTATAGCTGGAACCACTTCCAAGGCTGCAGCTGACCTAGAACTTCAAGAAGCCCTTGACGTCAGCGGGCCCTCAACCGTTATGCAAATCACATTCAGAAGACACTCCTAGACAGGCCTTTCCAGACGGATGCCCAGACTCCGAATCCAGTTGAAGTTCCCCCAGGTGGTTAATGACTATAGCTAATAACAATGGCTAATTCGTACCTAACTCTCACTTGATGGCATTTACCTGGTCTAAGCTCCTTACAAACATTAAGCTAAATCTCAATAAATTCTGTATAGTCCATATTCTGGATCACTGGGGAGGCTGGGGTGCAAAGTCATTTAACGGAGACCACAGAGCTGGGAAGTGGCTAGCTACAGTGCTGACCCACaaaattctacttttaaaaagtgtttgaaatactatgtgtgtgcaggtgcatgtgtgcctCGGGATCcctgtggacatcagaggacaattCTGTCCACCTTTGTGTAGGTTCCAGGAATTGACCTCAGGTCGCTAGTCTTCCCACCTGGCTTCGTATTCCATGCAAGTGCTCTGCCCGTCGTCGTGTGCCCAGGGATGACGGCATGATCCCTTGACGCACCCACACCCAGTTCAGAGCTTAACTCCCATGAGTCTATGTGGTCTCTTTCAGTTGTGAGAATTATGAACCCTCGATATGGAGATTTCCATGTAGGAACTGTTTAGGTCTCTAAGCATCTAGGTTCTTGTTTGAAAATTTACATCTAAGGACCTGTGAAGCCAGAGATCCTTTGAGTGAGGTGTAGGATTCCTTGGTGTGTGGAATATCCAAGTGCCTATGTCCTTTGCCCACCCCATTactattttgttctgttttttagaTAGAGTTTCAGGTAGTCCATGCTGGTCTGGAATCCACTTTGGTTAGTTGGACTCCTGATCTATCTGCCTCAGGGTTCTTTCATCAAATTCTATTTGCTTGCCTTTATTGAGAGAAATCACGGGAGGGGGGTGGAGAAGACACGGGGGGcgggggcagagacagacacttagatttattatgtatgtgtgccacagaaTGTATGTGAGGATAACCATGAGCcacagggatggaactcagatcctGACAGTTGTTAACAGGAACTGCCGTACCATCTTGAAAGCCTCTTTTacctttttgaaaagaaagacatttttatttggaTGGGGGGTGggtgttgagacaaggtctcactgtgaccttggttggcctagaattcactgtgttggaggaccaggctgtcctcaaactcacagaaatccattctgcttcctgagtggtgGGATCGCCATCCCACTTAGcctggttttagtttgtttgcaACAGGGTCTCCTGGGACGTAACTATGCTGGGACTTGCTATATAGACGCTGACCCTAACCTTTCTGCCTATACCATGCCCAGCCcaagaaatgctttaaaaagtttattattGGTGAGAACTTTCTTCCACAGGCAACCCACAGGTATGGTCTTgatgttatttgtttgttgaaAGGGATGTTCTTTGTGAAGCTATTGCAAACCTGGTCTTTGATATGTCGCCTAGGCGGGCCTTGAATTTGTAAGggactcctgcctctgctttaaGAATGCagggattgggggttggggatttaactcagtggtagagcgcttgccaaagccctgggtttggtccccagccccaaaaaaaaaaaaaaaaaaaaaaaaaaaaaaaaaaaaaaaagaatgcagggaTTGTAGGTATGGACCATTAGCGGTACAGggactttaaaaacagaaatgacagCTGAGTTTGAGGAACCTAAGACATCTTGCAGCCTGGATCAATTCCAAAGCAGTATAGCACACAGCCAATAACCCAGAATCTGTTAGACATGGTGACACACTCtcacaggagaggcagaggaggtagGATCTCGGAGTTGGAGGCTAGTCAAGAATCTCTCAGAATGACTGACAGCTACAGCTCAGTTGACTCAGTTTACTGTTTATCTCTCTCCGAGGGTCAATGTCCAGCTACACGGTCTAGGGGAATTTTGACAGTCTAGGAGATTTGTTTCTTGGGAAAATTAGGGGACCTCTGGGGACGATACAAACATGGGCGGGAATTTCAGATGGATGCCTGTAGAAATAGAGAAAAGGTGGCCACTTGGGCCACATTAGAAATCAGGCTCccgcttcctttttcttccccataTCTAGAAGTCATAGGAAATGCCAGAGAGTTTCGGGGGCACAGGGTCAGAGGTATTAGAATGGCTCATAGGCATAGCAAGATGGTCTGTACCCCGGGGAATGAAGGCCACGCTGGGAATACCCACCGGGCGAGTCCCAGTGCTTTGCCTCTGGCGCCCCTTAGTCTAGTTCCTATTCAGGGAGC
This window harbors:
- the Il23a gene encoding interleukin-23 subunit alpha; this encodes MLDCRAIILLWLLPWATQGLAVPRSSSPDWAQCQQLSRNLCTLAWSAHTPVGQMDLLREEGEEETKSDVPRIQCGDGCDPQGLKDNSQFCLQRIRQGLVFYKHLLDSDIFTGEPSLLPDSPVDQLHTSLRGLSQLLQPEDHHWETQQMPRLSPSQQWQRSLLRSKILRSLQAFLAIAARVFAHGAATLTEPLVPTA